atgattgtcataccttaatgcaacaattgctccctgtggcaattcgttctgttttggagaagcctgcaaggtatgcaataactcgtttgtgcttcttcttcaatgctatatgtgcaaagactgttgatgtttccaagctagataagttggaagaagatgtagtagttactctgtgtttgcttgagaagtactttcccccttcattctttgatatcatggttcatctagtagtacatcttgtcagagaagttcgtctatgtgggccagtatattttaggtggatgtatccgtttgaaagatatatgaaagtgctgaaggggtatgttcagaatcgtactcgtcccgaaggttgcattgctgagcggtatatagctgaagaagcggtagagttttgtactcagcatttatctgatgttagtacagttggagtgccttcaagccaaaagatgggagtttcaaagccattatcaggttgcacagtgagcgtagttgatcaggacctgttgaatcaagcacatctatatgtcttggagaatacggaggaagtcctaccttatatcgagtacgtatgagttttattctttaagtttccattttaaattatttcttatgtttatcttatatatttgggaccgtaatgcttgaatttttcgtgtcatgtaggcaacatatgatccacatcaagactgcttatccaaaatttagaaagagaacaaagtggctgcaggataagcacaatagcactttcattcaatggctacgcttcaaggtatatgttgttgaataacatatttctcttttaattttcttcttatttctatgttagattgaattaagatttgattaatttgcaggttcaaagtgaacttgaggaagacaatcatggcgtatcagaaaatttaaggtggctagcagctggtccaaacatggcagtgccattatataggagctatcttattaaaggtattaaattcaatatcaaggcacaagatgatgtgcggacaactcaaaatagtggagtttatttacttgcacaaaccatgcaagttgctagtgccaaggataaaaacccaattctctcaaatatgggtttctatggtgtcattcaagaaatttgggaccttgactaccaaaagtttacaatcccagtctttaggtgtgattggatagatagttctggtcttgtaatcgacgaacttggatttacccttgtagatttgagtaaaattggacataggaatgaccaatttgttttggcttctcaagtcaaacaaatatttttttgttgacgacccgatgcatcgtggttggtcggtagttttatcaatgcctaatagagaatataatgatgttattggtgatgaagtcttaggtgatgtgataattgagtgtgagccatttactagagggatgccaaatgttgacacatttgatgaagtggtgggtgagttaggtggtcaaaatattcgagatgggtgtgaagatatatggattgaatgatgcttatgtaattggcagtgtatgacattcattttataatatattgtaatgtgatttcttcactttcattatacaggttttggccacaaaacaatcagtgcaaaaaataatggatccagattacatcattatattctgcataaaaaacaacgtctgttcaaataaaacacgacgttatggttaaccatttattcagcatatttaccggcgtcttaaagcaacgtaacaatgaagaaccacgacgctattgtgaagcaattatccaggatatcacgtcggggaaggattaagaaccgccatgtaatccaaaataacacgactccaataacataataccgacgtctaaaaatgagataaattatctgaacattaatttggaaccgacgtggtttaataaacgcgtcgtaaataatgacgttgtttagaagttcaacgtcgtctacattaataagtacgtcgtgagtaatgaatacatataaatacaacgtcgactatataaataccaccgacgttgtttcgcatttcaacgtcaactacataaatacatacgtcgtaaataatgacactgacaccTATATCCACGTCatcatttttagaaaaatcgaagtggaaaacttatttcacgacggtcgtTTGTAAATaaagacgtagtagttttcaataacgtcgtcttctcatgtatttaaagatgtcatattttttcttgtcgtgaaaattatatttaacggcgtagtgttttagttatcgtcgttgtatgtctatcttgcggccttgttcttctaatatttgtcatatttttcctttttaacgacggtgatttgtttgtgttggtcgtctattctcatcctcgactattttttaaaacttatgcagactaaacacgtctgttttttttttttttcgacgttgttttatttaacaacgtctaatatttatcgtcgttgtttgtttctgaaaataggacgtacaaattttgtaatacgactctcatatattagtaaccgacgttgtttgttttttcaacgtctattatataaatacatacgccgtaaataatgacaccgacaactatttccacgtcatcttttatagaaaaatcgaagtggaaaatgtattatacgacggctgtttttatctaggcgacgtagtaggaataaataacgtcgtcttctaatgtccttaaaggcgtcatattttttgttgtcgtgaaaatgatatttaacggcgtattattttaattttcgtcgttgtatgtctattttgcggccttgttctgttaatatgtgtcatatttttcttttttaacgacggtttgtttagagagttggtcgtatattctcatccccgactgcttttttcgatctttttgcagtaaaaaagacgtcgttttttatttgttgatgacgttgtatattttaacaacgacggtgatttagcgtcgtggtttattagtgaaaagatgacggtggattccacgaccgctgaaaaactgaatacacgacggtgatttaccgtcgtctttttgcttttttgtagtagtgttcGTTCTTGGTGGGACAATCACTTAACTCCTGAGTCTAAGCAACGAATAATTCATGCTCTAAAACTTAATGAAGATGGTCTCCCTATTTTTGATGAACAAATAGGTCAAGGAATTGAGGATGGAGTCAACACATTGCTTTACACAATAATCGATCGTTTTATTGGAACACCTAGTAGCACCACCACCAGAATACATGATCAATTGAGTAATTTAAGATGCCCTAAATTATCAGATTTTAGATGGTACAAAGATGTGTTTATTTCCAGAGTCATGAGTCGTGCAGACAGTAATCAACctttttggaaagaaaaatttgttaatggATTGCCGAATTTGTTTGCCCATAAAATCCGATCAACCCTTAGTAACGAACAAGGTCATATTGATTGGGATGGTTTAACTTATGGAAATATAATTAGCATAATTAATCAAGTTGGTATGAGAATGTGTGTTGATATGAAAATTAGTAAACAGATCCAATCTGAAAGAAATTCGCTAAATATGAGTTAGGTAATTTCTGCGAACAGTATGGTTTAATATCTGCCCCGCCGTCTAAGAAAAATAAGCCTAGTCACCACAACCGACTGTTTAGTAAAAAACGTTATTATTCACGCAGAAAACAGTCATTCCAACACAATAATGATGATAgagaattttataaaaataaaaggttttcacttaagaaaaatcaaaaaaagagtcatcacaaagaaaaaagtcacagatttaagaaaaaaaccgacaaaagaaaagtgaaatgTTACAAATGTCAAAAGTATGGTCACTATGCCAATAATTGTGAAGTTAAAAATACgattaaacaattaaaaattacagatgaagaaaaagacaaattaATCAAAGTACTTGAGTTAAGAAATTCTGAGTCCAGTGAAAATGAAACCATGATTAGTCATACTGAGTCCTTTGCAATATATTCTTCCGAGTCACAACCCATTTCCCCCAGAATCCAATTTGGTTGCCAAGATAATTGCTGTGCGTCTAAATCAATTAGTGTCCTCAcagaacaagaagaacaagaagaactattaattgatttaataaGCAAGGTTGAAAGTCCATAATTAAAATCCGAATATctgaaaaaattaagaaaagttaTCAGCCAAGAAGAACCGAAACAGTCTACCCAAAAGATAAATCTAAATACAACcttagaaaaatttaagaaaaagaaagaagtcaCTTTATAGGActtaaaaatggaaataaaaataatcaaaaaagaaatcattcaGTTACgaccaaggtctaaaatatcgatgatatcggaaatatcggtagtctaaaaatatggaaatttcaatggaaatatcgggatattatcgatatcgataaaaattgaataaaaaccacggaaattgtaagaaaaacttggaaattttcattgaaactttggagaatgtttatttagtcaattatctatgagtttatcacaaaaaaaattagaaggaaatgcattgcatgatggatttaactaattttaagttgattatacagcaagcgggcaaacactatgagtgtaaaaaatatgtaataattaatgaaaaaagattaaatacaccgtaatcatttatatataatgatttactataatattttacactttatacattgcatggtaagatacatgagtgacttagtaccacatagagttcctacgaggtttaaaattttcactatcttcatcatctctatgtgtagaataagtgtattgtgaagagtagtcatcaaatgataaatccccaaaatagttttgcatgtaattgttaacataccacccatataaatataaatattttagcatattatcacaaaaacataagtgatatggtgtttaaggtgttggaggagtaaaatgggaggggttcatatcccctttgtgcttttttctcccatttttcccttttttttaaaaaaaaactttttttttccttcacatcgatattttcgatattttagtgatattacaccgatattttgacaaaatattgctgaaatgtgagcgaaattatcgacatcgatattttccgatattatcgtcgatattgtcgatatttatacgatatgtacatggatatgttccgaaatatccgtgattcgaaaaaactgaaatatcctcgatattatcgatatttcagaCTATGGTTACGACAATCAAGTCAAAAATTACAATCTGAAAATTATGAGATAAAACAAGATCTGATCAATTTATTACAAAATCCAAATCCTGAGTCTACCCCAGAGAGCCCAACTAACTCAGATGAAGAAAGCCCTAATCACGAGCAAGCCGTTAATCTAATTAAACAtttaaactttagaaaatggtaTGCCCGAGTcaatatatttattcaaaattttgagcTAAACATTGTTGCCCTTTTTGATTCAGGAGCTGACCTTAATTGCATCAGAGAATGTTTAATCCCCACTAAGTAttatcaaaaatcaaaagaatcTTTAAGTACTGCTTCAGGAAAATCccttcaattaaattatgaaatcCCCAAAGCCTATgtctgtcaaaataaaatttgcttTAAAACTTCTTTTGTCTTAATCAAGAATATTACTGATGAAGTCATATTAGGTCTACCGTTTATTGCCCTACTGTACCCATTCCAGGTTAAACATGATGATGTCATTACCACCTGTTTAGGAGAAAAcgttaaatttgaatttttgagtAAACCTGAATTgcataatttaaaagaattacaaaagaaTGCGGTCACTAAAACTGTCCAGGTCAtccaaaacaaagataaaCAATTAAGATTTCTCCAAGAAGAAGTTAAAACCAAACGAATTGAGCATCAACTAAGTCATACGTCTTTTCAATTACAAATACaacaatttgaagaaaaactaaaacaagaTGTTGTTCCAGTGACTTTATAGTAAATTCGATAGACTAAGGCTAGAGGTTGACTACCTGGTAGGATATCATAGCCATCAATCTTAATATTTAAAGTAAGAGTTTTCAGGATGTGTGGATCACTTAGGCTTACTGTGAAATCTGGATAGCAATCAAAATGAATTGGGTCATTGGTAAGACTAGACTCAATAATTCCTAATGTACTGTcactaaaattattaaatcgagCGTCACGTAAACAAAGCAGAATTGAAGCTTTTAATCCTAATCTTTAAGACTTAGCAATTATAACTGAATTATCATATTTCAATGACTTAAAGGGCTGGAGCCtgaatatatatgtaattgGGGTTTAAGCTTAGCAATTTCGGATGATCTATGTAATTGCTAAGTCTTAAAGGGCTGGAgcctgaatatatatatatatccttatCCAATAAACTACCAACGTGGACTGGTCATAGCTGATTTTTGGCTTCAAAGTTATGTCATtggaaagaaaacaagaacatGGCTATATGAGTAGAATAATGCACGCTTTAACAACTCCATCGGTTTCCTTTAGTTTTTACATAGTCAACAATTATTTTCCCAGTATAACAAACACCTTTTTCTATATTTGAAGAGGGGTGGTGGGTTCAAGGTTTACCTAATCTCTTGATGATGATGTTCCTTATCTCGTGTTAGGTGGCAAtacaaaagaaattataaaatagaGTTATAAGTGGTGAAATGTTGTATGTATAAAGATAGGGGTGAGTATGGTCTGGATTGGACTgattttatcataaaattatAACTGaatcaattacaataaaaTGGTTTAATTCAGTTTAGTATTGACAAAAATCACTAAGGAACCTAAACTAAACCAAACTAATTTTGGACAATTTGGTTCGGCAAGTTTTGGCCTATGTCcaatccttttttcttttatatatttcaacTTTGTTAGCTCAAttacaacataaaaaattcataacttgctataaaattttcattttctaacaCATCAAACCACCCTAAAATTCAACATGCCATGAAACTTCAAAGTCCTGTAACTAATATTGTTACAATTCAAGGATCAATTTTCAAAGTTCCATTaaacttcaaattaattaacataCTTATCtaaatattattcaataagAGAATTGCACATGTAAAATAAATACTAAAAAGGACAGTTCAATTCGATTTACGTCAGTTTACAAAAGCTTGCAACTGATCAAAacatatatgattttgttcGATTTTAAACCGTTTGACTTTTTACTACCAAAACCCAACCAAATTGGACATTATAATTCAGATCGGCCGTTTGGTCAATTCGGCCCGATTGATGGAGATATATATTGACCTTGTGCTTGATTGGATAGAGTTGGGGCTTTTGGCTGTCTAGCTTTATAACATTTTATAAGTAAACATTttaatgaagaagaaagattcCGAATGTGCAACACCTCCACTAATCCCATACCAACTAAacatttatataattgttttggcAGCAAGAAAATGGTATGCACTTGAACCAAATAAAGGTATTATTTGGTAGGTGAATGACTTTCCCTCTATTGTATATTACGAACAACATCTTATACCTTCACCTAGCTGTCTATATATGACATGTTTGCATTTTTCAAGCtcctcaactctctctctctctctctctctctctctccaacacAGAGAAGACTTGAGACATGGCCATAGCAACAGCTCTAGTAATTTTGCTGCTTGCAGCCCCAGCAGTTTATGGAGTGCAGCACACTGTTGGTGACACAGCTGGCTGGGAATCAAATGTAGATTATGTCACTTGGGCTGCTAGTAAAACCTTCACTGTTGGTGACACTCTTTGTAAGCTCTTTCTTACTTTCTCATTGTTAGTCAGATCTATACAACTGAAATTAAAAtccatatttgttttatttttgggatttCGAGAGTGAGtagattattaaattaaactcATCTAACAGCGTGGTTCTTTTAATTCTAGTTTACTTTCGATCAAAAATTGGGTATGGGCACTTGGCGaaatataaaacatgttacatatatatatatatgtgtgtgtgtcaATTTGATGTAACACCTGCTGACCAAAATTTTTGATCTTACCAGTGTTCACCTATGGTGCTTCCCACTCAGTGGATCAAGTAAATCAAGCAGGCTACAGTAGTTGCAGTTCAAGCAATGCCATCGGAACCCATAGTGATGGGAACACATCAATCCCCCTCTCACAAGCTGGTCCAGTCTACTTCATTTGCCCTACTCCAGGTCACTGTGCCAGTGGCATGAAGGTTACAGTCACTGTTGTGGCAGCTGGCAGCCCTCCTACCACTTCTCCCACAACTCCATCTCCACCAGCCACAACCCCGTCTCCACCCACCTCCACTCCGTCTCCACCCACCACTCCTGCCAGCAATAATGGTTCGTCGCCGCCACCCCCGCCACCTTCCGGAGCAGCAGCTCTTAGCATGAATATGCTTGGGGTTCCACTTGCGCTGGCAACCTTGGTTGCATTCATGGGCTAGGGAGGAGGCAGTGCGGttgatctttttctttcttctttctaatAATTGACCGGACATATTGTTATGTTGTATTGTGTTGAATTGGTGTGATGTTAGATGAGAGATGTTagattttttatgtttatattataTCATATTCTGGATGGACGACAATTGGTTGTTCTCTTTGTTTCTGTTATTCTAATTGTATGTTTTAATCTTTAGCACTTTGTATCCATCACCATTTAAGTAACGCGTTTGACTTAATCAACCAACCAAAGAACCTAACCCAAAAACTAACGGAATTTCATGAGAATAAAACAAGAGAACAAGAGTGCTTTTCTACAGACGTAGCATTTATCCAAGTTACTCACCAAACTATAATCTTGTCCATGATTTCtccttttttcccttttgacttagaattttaaaaagaagaaaaaagaacacacACAAAGAATTGTTGTTACAAAACGTCCATCCGGTTaggttttgtcaaaaaaattcGTTAGTTTGCTAATGTGGCATTATATGGAGCCCACAAATCTAATAATATTATGTTATATGATTTTAAATGTTTAAAGAATTAAAGAAtttcaaaatggaaaaatcattttaaaaaatttaattaaaattgtttaaaaaaaattactaaacCTAATGAAAATGACTATTTATGAGCACGTATattaactttgaggaccaagataacaaaaaaaaaaaaaaccaaaagaatgCAACTTGATAGTTTCCCAACCCTCTTGAACgttttgtaataaaaaaacctctcccaaattaaaaataaataaatttgatgaCCTACCCAGCCTGCCCAATACACTGCATCCCCATTAGAACCAGCCCAACTAGACGCGTATCAATTTTTTGGGCTGGACCTATAAAAATTCATTCCTAGTTAGATCCAGCTCAATCCACAATATTCAACTCCCCACCCTCTCCCTTTTTTATTAGCTAAAAATCCTAAATCTAAACCCTTTCCTCGTTCCTCCTTCATCtaacaagagagaaaaaaacagagacagagagatgGCCGGTGAGGAAGAGAACAGCGAGTTCTACCTGAGGTACTACGTGGGGCACAAGGGCAAGTTCGGGCACGAGTTCTTGGAGTTCGAGTTTCGACCCGACGGGAAGCTCCGCTACGCCAACAACTCCAACTACAAGAACGACACCATCATCCGCAAGGAGGTCTATGTCACGCCTGCTGTTGTCAGAGAGTGTCGTCGTATCATTTCAGAGAGCGAGGTCTGCAACTcctaatttctttgttttaattacTTATGATCTCTCTCTATTGGTTTTTGTTGTTaggttttagggtttatggtattttgttaattaatttgttgaaaaaGGGTTCGTATTTGTTTAGGGagatttttttggggttgtaCAATGTCCGTAATGTCCTAcatggaaaaaagaaacactAATTTGGAGTAGTATATGATCTCATAAGCACCCTTCCCTTGCAAACCGGTTTTGCTAGGGCAACCCCTATGAGCCAGGGTGTGTTTATATGTTGGAATTTGACCATGTGGGTTTGTGGGAAATTTTGAGGGTGCcgggtttattttatttatttaatggaATTTAGTTGTGtgaatttgtgtttgttctGGGAAATTTTGATGGGTTGgagtggaatttgggtttgTGGGATTTCCTGTGTTTGCTTTCTCAGAATGTGAGGAGGGAAAAGATGTGGAGTTTCGGTGTAAGCTTGAGGAGACTTTTAGGGTTGGAGGGTTTTGGCGTTTTCATGTCTATTTCCTCAGAGAACTGAGGTCGAAGAGAATAAGATGGGTTGAGTTTGTAACCTGGGCTTTCATTTGTCTTGTGTAATAGACATGCATGCATTTCATTTTATGACTGTTATAGTCGTGGAATTGAGGGCTTAGGATTTTCTATTTCGTTGTTGAGGAGTCAAAGGAGATTGagaaaaaataagttatttatgtGTTTAGTTCTTGTAAGTAATAGATCAGTAGTTGTTTATAGATGTAATTTAATCTATGGTTTCagtattaatttttctttcaagtttcCTGGTTTCCTGCGTGGAGGTTGAGAGAAAAGTGGAAAACTTGAGATAAGGGAAACAGTAAGGACAATTGCGACTGTTCAGTTATAACTGACTGTCGAGCTTCCGaaccatattttttattttgtctgGATAAGGAAGAGAGTTATGTTCAAAAGGTGGCATGGGTTACATCCCATTTATACTATAAGCGTAcataaaaatctaaaataGGGTAGCAGAAAGTCTTATTCTCCTCTACTTTTTGGATCAAACAAGTAGACTGGTGAAACCTGAACTGTGTTGAAGAATTCTCATTGCTTCAAAAGCAAAGCTTTTATCTCTAGCCAAAGGCACCAAAACATAGATTAGTCACCCTTCTATGCAAttcttttaattgaaaattttctctgTAGTTCTTCAGAGTTCAGAGTCCGTTTGTTTACAAATAGTGTGGTTGCTGACACAAAGGAGGCAAATATTAGAGAAAATAAACTTAATAAGTTTCCTGTTTTCAGGTGATACTATGGAAAACAATTGTATTAAGTTAATAACTGCGAGCTTCTGGTTTCCTGATGTTGTTTATGACTGTTgtgatttgattttattgaattaaCATTTCTGTAGTTTGCGTTTCCCTGGAATCTTGCAAGCAATCTGAATTGTCTTCTTGTGTTTTAGTTAAAGTTAACACCATTTGGATTTTGGGAATCAAGATCAAGCAAATCATCTCTAAATGGTGgaagttctttttctttccaattaaGCAATAAGAATTGAAAGAGTTGGGTGGCACTGTGGCATTAGCTATGTCTTATGAAATGATGGAAAACAAATGCCCATTAATTGTATCTTTACTGAACAGTGGAAGTGCTTACCAAAAAGTAATTACACTGTGAAAATCGTTTCTCAGACTCTGGTTAAACTAATTGTAGGATTGTTACCCTTCATGTTGACTTTTCGTGCAAATTGATTGATATATTCTTCCCAGAATTTGGTTAGTGGAGTGTCGTCGTCCTGGTTTCCTAAATTGGTTACATTTTTGCCTATCTTTAGATCTTGAAGGAAGATGATGTCAACTGGCCAGAACCTGACCGTGTTGGGCGGCAGGAGCTTGAAATTGTAATGGGGAATGAGCATATCTCCTTTACTACTTCAAAGATTGGATCCCTTGTTGATGTCCAGAGCAGTAAAGATCCTGAAGGTCTTCGCATCTTTTATTATCTTGTTCAGGTTAGTTGATTTACACTTTCATTTTATGGTATTAAGATTGCCTTTCCTTTTCTGGATTCGTACTGTATACATAGGGATCGATGGTTTTTAGCTCGCTCTTGTCAGTGCTGGTGTTCCGACTCAACGTGTAAATTGCTGTGTggtgtgaacttctttggtcgAATTTTTTTCTACTATTAATGGATTCTTCTTCACTTATATGTCTTAGAAAGAGAGAACGAATTATGCCTCTTGTCAGTGCTGGTGTTCTGACTCAACGTGTAAATTGCTGTGTggtgtgaacttctttggtcgAATTTTTTTCTACTATTAATGGATTCTTCTTCACTTATATGTCTTAGAAAGAGAGAACGAATTATGCTAGTCTGTCCGCTTAAGCATTCCATTTATGAGTCGAGACATCCTAGTTTTTTACCCTCTTATACAAGTTTTATTTTGACTTGATTTCTATTGTTTATGTCTGTCAGTGACGCAGcatgaggttttttttaacCCAACACTGTTTCTCAATTATGCTTTTATTTGATTGCAGGATCTGAAGTGCTTTGTGTTCTCACTCATCTCTCTCCACTTCAAGATCAAGCCTATATAAGATGCAACCGAGTATCAAGTATCTGCCAGATCAGTTGCATTCATGGGTTGTGTATGCTTTTCCATAGAGTTGACATTTGTACTATGTAGGCCTAATCATTGAcagtttttgtaatttttggtACTCGGATGATTATGAGacagttaaaaaaaatgattatgaGAGGGGATTTCGGAATGTATGCCAAAATGGAATCCTACAGTTTGCAGCAAACGCACTAGATTTTCAGTGCATTCTCCTGTGTGCGTGTGTTTTCGGGTTGCAGCAGTTAGGTGTCAAATCGGATTGATATAGTTTTAAAACCTTGTTCTGGAAATTTTATAGTATTAACTTGACCATTATGTCATGTGCTGAgcaggtttttcttttttctaataaatAGTTTAGCCACCCGGCTTTACTGGGGTCGTTATTTCGAAAatccttttttattaatagtacagccgtgcggctatactctttacaTGGataatgtgattttttttttttaatttataattgttTTCCCCCATTTTTGTTTATGGAGTAGAGTGGTTTAGAGCATTATTCATTATTGTTAGGCTATTATCCGAGTTTTTATTGTCCCATTTCAACTATGATATTTTTCCAGAGTTACTACCCGTATAAATAATTTGGCATTTTCGCGTTTAATACTCGTATTATGCATGTACatattcttcaaatataatacacttattttttacaaaatttttaataatacacacaaaattcatgcATTATACACAAAATACTCAcattttattgaataaaaattaaaaaataataagaactaattattcactaagtaaataataattaaaccATAACTACTAATtatagtaattaaaaaagagaaactcattcatcaaaaaaagaaaagaaaagagaaactCAGAATTCAACGGGTCTAGCCACCCGGCTATACTAGGGTACTTtttttgaaattctttttatgaataatagtacagccgtgcTTCTATACTCTGTACATAGATAatgttatcttttttttattttttatatataattattttttccttatttttgtttatcgaTTAGAGTGGTTTAGAGCATTATtcattactattaggccattacctGAGTCTCTATTATCTCATTTTGAGTTCCTACTTTTTCAGAGTTATTACCCGCATAAAGAATTTAGTATTTTCTCGTTTAATACTCTTATTGTACACGTATatacgtatttttcatgtttaatacacttattttttacaaaattttcaataatatgcacaaaattcacatataaTACACAAAATACTCAcattttattgaataaaaatttaaaattttaattactaattattcactaagtaaatagtaattaaaacataactactaattaaagtaattagcAAGGAGAAACTCAGAATTCAATGGTTATATAGCCGTGCCTGTGGAATATTCTATttacagagtatagccgctcggctatacccAGAATTCAATGTAAGCGCAAATGGAATGCTACAATATGCTGCAAAAGCTCTAGATTGCTCTAGATTTTCAGTGCattgtgtgtatgtgtgtgtttCGGGGTTG
The Prunus dulcis chromosome 2, ALMONDv2, whole genome shotgun sequence DNA segment above includes these coding regions:
- the LOC117619656 gene encoding uclacyanin-3-like encodes the protein MAIATALVILLLAAPAVYGVQHTVGDTAGWESNVDYVTWAASKTFTVGDTLLFTYGASHSVDQVNQAGYSSCSSSNAIGTHSDGNTSIPLSQAGPVYFICPTPGHCASGMKVTVTVVAAGSPPTTSPTTPSPPATTPSPPTSTPSPPTTPASNNGSSPPPPPPSGAAALSMNMLGVPLALATLVAFMG
- the LOC117619599 gene encoding protein mago nashi homolog; translated protein: MAGEEENSEFYLRYYVGHKGKFGHEFLEFEFRPDGKLRYANNSNYKNDTIIRKEVYVTPAVVRECRRIISESEILKEDDVNWPEPDRVGRQELEIVMGNEHISFTTSKIGSLVDVQSSKDPEGLRIFYYLVQDLKCFVFSLISLHFKIKPI